In Vicia villosa cultivar HV-30 ecotype Madison, WI linkage group LG7, Vvil1.0, whole genome shotgun sequence, the DNA window tttcaacattctccccctttttgaatggtgacaaactttttattttaatttctttgagtaAGGACTTTGAAACTCCCCCTGAAAAGATGCATACTTTGAAAGGGCAAATGCTCCCCCTCAATGTTAGTTCatatatagtaaataaatttatCAGCATTTGAAACACATGTTGATTAGATAGCAGTTTTTGATTAATGTTTGAGGAACAATATATTAATTTTACATTAATATTTTgatacacaaacacaaaaaaaatcctAGAGGATTACTGCTAAATATAATGCAAAGTCCTAGTGAACTAAAGATAAATAAAGTACAAAGAACTTAAACAAGACAAAGCTTTGGTCAAAGCTtgttctcccccttttgtcatacATACAAAAAGAAAGGGGGCACCAAAAGATAGATGACGAGAAGATTAAGAACCAGATTGTTCATCATCAGATGTTGCCTCAGAAGATAATGGCAGAAATGGAAACTGAATCTGAGAGGGATCCGGAGGAGACATTCCTGGAAACCTCGGGCATACTTGTTCAGTGACATAATCAATCCAAAATTTTTGGTAAGCCATTAACTGCTTTTGGAGAGCTGTGTAGGATCGAAGGTTGACGCCCTGATGGGGGTTAACCGTTTCAGATGAGGTTGCAGATCGAGGATAAACGGGAGGACGATTACCAATGCTGGGGAAGTTGTTAAAAAATGAGGATGTGATGGAAGTGATGGGAATCTGAGGAAGGGTATTGGAATTATCGGTGGTGTTTCTAGGAGGTGATGAGTCATACCTCGGAGCAAGCAGTGTTTGAACATTGAAGGAgttatcatcttcttcctttggagAAGAAAATATTGGAGAGTTTGTTTGGAAGACATACAGATCAGGTTGTGGAACAGAAGGCATGGCATGTGATTCTATAGGATCATCTTGTTCAGATAGCTGAACGGAGTTATTAAAAAAAGCTTCAATCTGAGCAGTGAGATCATTGGAGTCTGTATGATTGATGGAGGAGAGTTGAATTCTTCTAGGAGAAGGTTCTTTGTAAGAATTTGGAGAGTTCAGAGGTGAGGTCGTGGAGAGAGGATTTGTTGTCATAGTAGGGGAAGTGTATGTGGCAACATGGGGAATAATTGAAGTTTGTTGATTTGAAGTGGGTGGAGTTAATAATTCAGCCTCAAGCATGGATATGAGTGAGGACAGCTGAGCTGAAGCAGGAGTGTGAGGAGATATTGGTGAGGGTGGTTGATGAGCTGAAGCACTAGGAGGACTTGAGAGAAGGTTTTCAAGAGCGAAAATGTTGATCATGTCAGTGTTAGAAGTCTCTAGGGTTGGAGGACTTGAAATATTTGAGAGAGTTTCAGCTTGGAGAGAAACTGGAGCTTGAGTGATGACAACTGTTTGTGGTGAGGATTCTACTGGGATTGGTGATGTAGATGTGAGGTCAATGCATTGTGTGGTTTCAGGAGATTGTTTATCTGTTTCCTTTTGGTTTGGAGATACGGATTTAGAGGCATCAAGAGAGATTGGTGAATATTTTTGTGGAGATTCTAGGTCAGCAGTGTTTGGAAGAGCTACAGATAGTGGAATGGGGGAATTTGTGGTCAGGCTGTTTGGAGAGTTAGGAGAGTCAGTACCTGTTGTTAAAGGACAAGACGCCTGCGCTTGGATTTGGCCTCAGGTTTAGGTGATGGTGCACGCTTGAGGGAAGGAATTTTCATGCGCTTCAACTTGGAGGCATCCAGGATTTTGTTGATCTCGAAGGAGTCCTCATCATCCAGAGGAACATTGAAGTGCTTGAATATTTTGGTAAGAAGCATACCATAGGGGGCGCTTCTTGCTCTCAGACCAGTGTGTTTGAGATAGTTGAGCACCAAATATCCTATATTGAGAGGGGTTTTCTTTGAGAAATGGTAGATGACAAGTAGGTCTTTATCAGTGACTCGTTCCATACTTCCTTTTCTTGGAAGGATAGTGTGAATGCAGAAGTTATGAATGATATGGCTGAGGGGTTCAAGGTTGGCAGACACAAAACGGTGAGTTTGATGTTTGGTGATGGAGAGTCTGTAGGATTCAATGTCTAGGTCATAAGATGAGGGCCAGTCATCATTAAAGAGATGAAGTCCATTGTTTGGGACATGCAAAATATCACAAAGGAGCTCTGGGGTTAGGGTTATTTGACGACCCTTTACAGATGCGATGAGCTGTGTATCACTTTCAGAGGGTTTAATAGCAGCAAAAAAATTTCTAACTAGTCTAGGGTAGAAGACATCAGAGAGTTGGAGAAAGTTGGTCCAACCTGTGGCTATTGCAAGCTCGTTTATGTCGTATCCCCAGATAGAGTAACTATCCAAGTTGACGGTTTTGCCGGCCACGATAGGAAGGGAGCGCCATTTTTCATTATAGAGAGCACGAACATCATCATCAGATATGAATTCGTTGGTTGAGATTTCAGATGGATGGTCATAGGCTTGGAAAGACGATGAGACGAGAGAGGTTCCTTCGCTCGATTGAGTGGAAACGTGTGAGGAGGATGGTTTGGTGGGTTGAGGAGCAGAGACGATCTGGGTTgagggaagaagattagggttttgagattCTTCTGTAGTTTGCTCAGAGGGAG includes these proteins:
- the LOC131620002 gene encoding uncharacterized protein LOC131620002, which produces MVFKLITIIVPFADTTFSLPSKTQKTLSMEKPPTKRRTTTTRQKTTMKTTDSRPTPTTPTRRSARHANISHDPTPSEQTTEESQNPNLLPSTQIVSAPQPTKPSSSHVSTQSSEGTSLVSSSFQAYDHPSEISTNEFISDDDVRALYNEKWRSLPIVAGKTVNLDSYSIWGYDINELAIATGWTNFLQLSDVFYPRLVRNFFAAIKPSESDTQLIASVKGRQITLTPELLCDILHVPNNGLHLFNDDWPSSYDLDIESYRLSITKHQTHRFVSANLEPLSHIIHNFCIHTILPRKGSMERVTDKDLLVIYHFSKKTPLNIGYLVLNYLKHTGLRARSAPYGMLLTKIFKHFNVPLDDEDSFEINKILDASKLKRMKIPSLKRAPSPKPEAKSKRSLTTNSPIPLSVALPNTADLESPQKYSPISLDASKSVSPNQKETDKQSPETTQCIDLTSTSPIPVESSPQTVVITQAPVSLQAETLSNISSPPTLETSNTDMINIFALENLLSSPPSASAHQPPSPISPHTPASAQLSSLISMLEAELLTPPTSNQQTSIIPHVATYTSPTMTTNPLSTTSPLNSPNSYKEPSPRRIQLSSINHTDSNDLTAQIEAFFNNSVQLSEQDDPIESHAMPSVPQPDLYVFQTNSPIFSSPKEEDDNSFNVQTLLAPRYDSSPPRNTTDNSNTLPQIPITSITSSFFNNFPSIGNRPPVYPRSATSSETVNPHQGVNLRSYTALQKQLMAYQKFWIDYVTEQVCPRFPGMSPPDPSQIQFPFLPLSSEATSDDEQSGS